The following coding sequences are from one Paenibacillus stellifer window:
- a CDS encoding ABC transporter ATP-binding protein, whose product MFQLKWLWKNLEKDRARYILALCLSVVCSSLTIATPYFSQRIVDTFIAGDHAAQNLSQEKGLLITLCLAMIGFSLLRTGLSYFTTMQYEHSSQNMLYRIRVFLYNKIQEQDMHYYDHNRTGDLMTKMTGDLDMVRHTMAWIFKTIIESLTIFLAAMVYFFTIDVKLTLWMLILSPPVFVVSFLFARRVRPMYIDLRERLSQLNTTTQENISGNRVVKAFAREAYEIEKFTDKNINFLKANKTAALVWLDYFPYLETLAQAFNVILMIAGGLYVMNGRITFGEYAAFSSLIWGLSNPMRNIGIIINDIQRFFASLSKIVEIYYARPGIVNEHQATDKRRFEGTIEFENVSFKYDTKTVLDQVSFKIRPGETVAIMGSTGSGKTTLVNLIPRFYDVTEGRVLVDGTDVRNLELDELRGNIGVATQDVLLFSDTVDGNIAYGDPELSEEETVNYARLAAAHDFITRMPEGYDTIVGERGVGLSGGQKQRIALARALAVRRPILILDDTTSAVDLETEEHIQNSLRSLDYPCTKIIIAQRVSTTAEADRILIFEGGQLIEEGTHAELLAKRGYYYEVFMLQNEGIGRQVG is encoded by the coding sequence ATGTTTCAACTGAAGTGGCTGTGGAAGAACCTCGAGAAAGACCGCGCCCGCTACATTCTGGCGCTCTGTCTCTCGGTCGTGTGTTCTTCACTAACCATCGCGACTCCCTATTTCAGCCAGCGCATCGTCGATACGTTCATAGCCGGAGACCATGCGGCGCAGAACCTGTCTCAGGAGAAGGGCCTGCTGATCACGCTCTGCCTGGCCATGATCGGCTTCTCGCTGCTGCGCACGGGCCTGTCCTATTTTACAACGATGCAGTATGAGCACTCCTCACAGAACATGCTGTACCGTATCCGCGTATTCTTGTACAACAAAATCCAGGAGCAGGATATGCACTATTACGACCATAACCGGACAGGCGACCTTATGACCAAAATGACCGGCGACCTCGATATGGTCCGGCACACCATGGCGTGGATCTTCAAGACGATTATTGAATCGCTGACGATCTTTCTGGCGGCCATGGTTTATTTTTTCACCATTGATGTCAAGCTGACGCTGTGGATGCTCATTCTGTCGCCGCCGGTCTTCGTGGTGAGCTTCCTGTTCGCGAGACGCGTCCGCCCGATGTATATCGATCTGCGGGAGCGGCTGTCCCAGCTGAACACGACTACCCAGGAGAACATTTCAGGCAACCGGGTCGTTAAGGCTTTTGCCCGCGAGGCGTATGAGATTGAGAAATTCACCGACAAGAATATCAATTTCTTGAAGGCGAACAAGACCGCCGCGCTCGTCTGGCTCGACTACTTTCCCTATCTCGAAACCCTGGCGCAGGCCTTCAACGTGATTCTGATGATAGCAGGCGGGCTGTATGTCATGAATGGACGGATTACTTTCGGAGAGTACGCCGCCTTCTCCTCACTGATCTGGGGACTCTCCAACCCGATGCGCAACATCGGCATCATTATCAACGACATCCAGCGCTTCTTCGCAAGCTTGTCCAAAATCGTTGAAATCTACTATGCCCGTCCCGGCATTGTCAATGAGCATCAGGCCACCGACAAGCGCCGCTTTGAAGGGACCATCGAGTTTGAGAATGTCAGCTTCAAATACGACACCAAGACGGTGCTGGATCAGGTCAGCTTTAAAATCCGTCCGGGTGAAACCGTTGCCATCATGGGCTCTACCGGGTCCGGTAAAACAACGCTCGTCAACCTCATTCCCCGCTTCTATGACGTGACGGAAGGCCGGGTGCTGGTTGACGGAACGGATGTGCGGAACCTGGAGCTCGACGAGCTCCGCGGCAACATCGGCGTGGCCACCCAGGATGTGCTGCTGTTCTCCGACACGGTGGATGGCAACATCGCCTACGGCGATCCCGAGCTGTCGGAGGAGGAGACGGTGAATTACGCCCGGCTCGCCGCGGCGCATGATTTCATCACCCGGATGCCGGAGGGCTATGACACCATTGTCGGAGAGCGGGGCGTCGGCCTCTCCGGCGGGCAGAAGCAGCGCATCGCCCTGGCGCGCGCGCTGGCGGTGCGCCGGCCGATCCTGATTCTCGACGACACAACCTCCGCCGTTGACCTGGAGACTGAAGAGCATATTCAGAACAGCCTGCGCAGCCTGGACTATCCCTGCACGAAGATCATTATCGCGCAGCGCGTATCCACAACGGCGGAGGCGGACCGCATCCTCATCTTCGAGGGCGGCCAGCTGATCGAGGAAGGCACCCATGCCGAGCTTCTGGCGAAGCGCGGCTACTATTACGAAGTATTCATGCTGCAGAACGAAGGCATTGGAAGGCAGGTGGGCTAA
- a CDS encoding LacI family DNA-binding transcriptional regulator yields MTRIKDVAELANVSTATVSRILNNDPSLSVSGETRQRVLDVASELNYVHGKRKKPKSAPDKEIIRAGLVLTNDEAADPYFMSIRRGVESVCDQYAVKIESVFYTGRSRFTASAMEGLDGLIVLGDVNSGELRSLFGNDHIIFADYQPAEEGFDVVITDFESATRRMMDTLLEAGHTVIAYIGGERLIQSIHAGNGRLMPKEETRVRTYEQVMRDKGLFDPDLVLLGDFSPMSGYRLMRQLIDQGSSPTAVVMASDPMAIGAMKALQEAGIRVPDDMAMFSFDDIDSAAFLNPPLSTVKVHTEEMGRTAVKLLVDRLRNGRTLPMKVILPSELMIRESAGRVYNKGGQ; encoded by the coding sequence ATGACAAGAATCAAGGATGTTGCCGAGCTGGCGAACGTGTCGACCGCGACGGTATCGAGAATCCTGAATAACGACCCGTCGCTGTCCGTCTCGGGCGAGACCAGGCAGCGGGTGCTGGATGTCGCCAGCGAGCTGAATTATGTCCACGGTAAGCGGAAGAAGCCGAAGTCCGCTCCGGACAAGGAGATAATTCGGGCGGGTCTCGTGCTGACGAATGATGAAGCGGCCGATCCTTATTTTATGTCCATTCGCAGGGGTGTAGAGAGTGTGTGCGACCAGTATGCGGTCAAGATCGAGTCGGTCTTCTATACAGGCAGAAGCCGGTTTACCGCATCAGCGATGGAGGGTCTGGACGGCCTTATCGTGCTCGGTGACGTCAACAGCGGGGAACTGCGAAGTCTGTTCGGCAATGATCATATCATCTTCGCCGATTACCAGCCGGCGGAAGAGGGCTTCGATGTCGTGATTACCGATTTCGAGAGCGCTACCCGCCGGATGATGGACACGCTGCTCGAAGCAGGGCATACAGTGATCGCCTATATCGGCGGCGAGAGGCTGATCCAGAGCATCCACGCCGGGAACGGACGCTTGATGCCGAAAGAGGAGACCCGTGTCCGGACCTATGAGCAGGTCATGAGGGACAAAGGGCTCTTTGATCCGGACCTTGTACTGCTCGGAGACTTCAGCCCGATGAGCGGCTATCGTCTGATGAGGCAGCTGATCGATCAGGGATCGTCGCCGACGGCGGTGGTGATGGCCAGCGATCCGATGGCGATCGGCGCCATGAAGGCTCTTCAGGAGGCCGGAATCCGTGTGCCGGACGATATGGCGATGTTCAGCTTTGACGATATCGACTCGGCGGCTTTCCTGAATCCTCCGCTGTCCACCGTCAAGGTGCATACGGAGGAAATGGGGCGGACGGCGGTTAAGCTGCTCGTTGACCGGCTACGTAACGGACGGACGCTTCCGATGAAGGTTATTCTCCCGTCAGAGCTGATGATCCGCGAAAGCGCCGGCCGGGTTTACAATAAAGGAGGTCAATAG
- a CDS encoding alpha-galactosidase has translation MGIHFDPETRLFHLKAKDTSYVMEIVRDGFLTHSYWGRRIGEYRHSNRLELLDRAFSGNPYKGEVTFSLDTLPQEYPQYGSTDYHKPAYQVQLENGTTVTDLRYLSHTISRGKKPLEGLPATYIEEEDEAETLEIVMEDSLSGLQVVLSYTVFEAYNAITRSVRFENKGSEVLKLLQAHSVCVDFRDSDFDFLHLYGAHAKERHIERNPLRHGLQSVDSSRGASSHQHNPFIALLRAGAGETSGEVYAFNLVYSGNFLAQAEVDQFNNTRVTVGINPFDFSWKLEPGETFQTPEAVMVYSSEGLGGMSRTFHSLYRNRLARGYHRDRERPILVNNWEATYFNFNAEKILDIARVGQELGIELFVLDDGWFGHRNDDKTSLGDWFVDRSKLPEGLDSLASGINELGLSFGLWFEPEMISVDSDLYREHPDWCLHVPGRRRSESRNQLILDFSRKEVCEEITKRVCDILRIVPVSYVKWDMNRHMTEIGSAALPADRQRETAHRYMLGLYKVMDDITSAFPKVLFESCSGGGGRFDPGILYYMPQTWTSDNTDAVARLKIQYGTSLVYPISSMGAHVSAVPNHQVHRITSMEMRGAVAMSGNLGYELDLTKLTEEEKEIVKRQVVEYKGIRRLVQFGDFYRLRSPFEGSDAAWLFADRDKKEIAAFYFNVLAEPSAPLKILKLDGVDVTKKYRLTGTDEVYGGDELAYAGLSIPAEAERDFHSCVWHFTATE, from the coding sequence ATGGGTATTCATTTTGATCCGGAGACAAGATTGTTTCACCTGAAAGCCAAAGACACCAGCTATGTGATGGAAATTGTCAGGGACGGTTTCCTGACTCACAGTTATTGGGGACGGAGAATCGGCGAATACCGCCACTCCAACCGGCTAGAGCTGCTCGACCGTGCGTTCTCGGGTAATCCGTACAAGGGGGAGGTCACTTTTTCTCTCGATACACTGCCCCAGGAATATCCGCAGTACGGCAGCACCGATTACCACAAGCCTGCCTACCAGGTTCAGCTTGAGAATGGAACGACCGTAACCGATCTGCGTTATCTGTCCCATACGATCAGCCGGGGCAAGAAGCCTCTCGAAGGCTTGCCGGCCACCTACATCGAAGAGGAAGATGAAGCGGAGACGCTCGAAATCGTCATGGAGGATTCACTGAGCGGGTTGCAGGTGGTGCTGAGCTACACGGTGTTTGAAGCCTACAATGCCATCACGCGCTCGGTCCGGTTCGAGAACAAGGGTAGTGAAGTTCTGAAGCTGCTTCAGGCGCACAGCGTCTGCGTGGATTTTCGGGACTCGGATTTCGATTTCCTTCATCTATACGGCGCACATGCCAAGGAGAGACATATCGAGAGAAACCCGCTCCGGCACGGCCTTCAGTCCGTGGATAGTTCAAGGGGTGCCAGCAGCCACCAGCATAATCCGTTTATTGCCCTACTCCGTGCAGGTGCGGGCGAAACCTCGGGCGAGGTGTATGCCTTCAATCTTGTGTACAGCGGGAATTTTCTGGCGCAGGCCGAGGTTGACCAGTTCAATAATACGCGGGTAACAGTCGGCATTAACCCGTTTGATTTCAGCTGGAAGCTGGAACCGGGAGAGACTTTCCAGACGCCTGAAGCGGTTATGGTCTATTCGTCCGAAGGGCTGGGCGGCATGTCGAGGACCTTCCATTCGCTGTACAGAAACCGGTTGGCCAGAGGTTATCACCGCGACAGAGAGCGTCCAATTCTCGTGAACAACTGGGAGGCAACCTACTTCAACTTCAATGCGGAGAAAATTCTGGACATCGCGCGCGTCGGACAGGAGCTCGGCATTGAGCTGTTTGTACTCGACGACGGCTGGTTCGGACATCGCAATGACGACAAAACCTCGCTCGGCGACTGGTTCGTGGACCGCAGCAAGCTGCCGGAGGGCCTTGATAGTCTGGCGAGCGGCATCAATGAGCTGGGCCTGTCGTTCGGCCTCTGGTTCGAGCCGGAGATGATATCGGTGGACAGCGATCTGTACCGCGAACATCCCGACTGGTGTCTGCATGTACCAGGGCGCCGGCGTTCGGAGAGCCGGAACCAGCTTATTCTCGATTTTTCGCGAAAAGAGGTATGCGAGGAAATCACGAAGAGAGTCTGCGACATTCTACGCATCGTTCCGGTCTCGTATGTGAAATGGGACATGAACCGCCATATGACAGAGATTGGCTCTGCTGCTCTGCCGGCGGACCGGCAGCGGGAGACGGCGCACCGTTATATGCTGGGGCTGTATAAGGTGATGGACGATATCACTTCGGCCTTCCCGAAGGTGCTGTTCGAGAGCTGCTCCGGCGGGGGCGGGCGCTTCGATCCGGGAATTCTGTACTACATGCCTCAGACTTGGACGAGCGATAACACCGATGCGGTAGCCCGCCTGAAAATCCAGTACGGCACCAGCCTGGTCTATCCGATCTCGTCGATGGGTGCCCATGTGTCGGCCGTTCCGAATCATCAGGTTCACCGGATTACATCCATGGAGATGCGCGGGGCCGTAGCGATGTCCGGCAACCTCGGTTATGAACTGGATCTCACGAAGCTGACCGAGGAAGAGAAGGAGATCGTCAAGCGGCAGGTAGTGGAATACAAGGGTATCCGGCGGCTTGTTCAGTTCGGTGATTTCTACCGGCTGCGCAGTCCATTTGAAGGCAGTGATGCCGCCTGGCTGTTCGCAGACCGGGACAAAAAGGAGATTGCCGCGTTCTACTTCAACGTGCTCGCCGAGCCGTCCGCGCCGCTGAAGATCCTGAAGCTTGACGGCGTCGATGTGACGAAGAAGTACCGGCTTACGGGAACAGACGAAGTCTACGGCGGAGACGAGCTTGCCTATGCGGGACTGAGCATCCCGGCGGAAGCCGAACGCGATTTCCACAGCTGTGTATGGCATTTTACCGCAACGGAGTAA
- a CDS encoding HD-GYP domain-containing protein — protein sequence MSYNAYMGKKAKYDIMNRQGVVLIPAHSVLNQDAIKLLELHNIDPIDIVVMSLEEARLESPVTLLKDAVGYSQELFSRLRFGRKLPLMEIKNELIPAVRQVSQHPDLFELFESVKAKDEYTHKHNIGVGVLSTLIGQWLKLEEADLSLLSLAATLHDIGKVRIPEEILLKPGKLTKAEFAEMKKHTIYGYEMLKETVGLSPRVMLVALQHHERSDGSGYPLGLKGGEIDHFSEIVAVADVFHAISSERPYHPAMPFYRVVTLMRDGAFGDLNPQLVNLFMNNYIHTLKGRRILLTDGREAEVLHINQREDLRPLVRIDGKLVDLTKERHLHIEKVLG from the coding sequence ATGTCCTATAATGCCTACATGGGCAAAAAAGCGAAGTACGACATAATGAACCGGCAAGGTGTTGTGCTTATTCCCGCCCATTCCGTCCTGAATCAGGACGCTATCAAACTTCTTGAACTGCATAATATCGACCCCATCGACATCGTTGTAATGTCACTGGAGGAAGCACGGCTTGAATCCCCCGTAACCCTGCTTAAAGATGCCGTCGGTTACTCCCAGGAACTGTTCAGCCGCCTTCGGTTTGGCCGCAAGCTGCCTCTCATGGAGATCAAGAACGAGCTTATTCCCGCTGTCAGACAAGTATCTCAGCATCCCGATCTGTTCGAGCTGTTCGAGTCGGTCAAAGCGAAGGATGAGTACACCCATAAGCATAATATCGGAGTCGGCGTACTATCCACACTGATTGGCCAGTGGCTCAAGCTGGAGGAGGCCGATCTCTCGCTTTTGTCTCTTGCAGCTACACTGCATGACATCGGAAAAGTCCGCATACCTGAGGAGATTCTGCTCAAGCCCGGCAAGCTTACCAAGGCGGAATTCGCCGAAATGAAGAAGCATACCATCTACGGCTATGAAATGCTGAAGGAGACGGTAGGTCTGAGTCCGCGTGTTATGCTGGTCGCATTGCAGCATCATGAGCGTTCGGACGGCAGCGGATATCCGCTTGGACTCAAAGGCGGCGAGATCGATCATTTCAGCGAAATCGTGGCGGTGGCCGACGTGTTCCACGCCATTTCTTCGGAGCGTCCATATCATCCTGCCATGCCGTTTTACCGGGTTGTGACTCTCATGCGGGACGGAGCATTCGGGGATTTGAATCCGCAGCTCGTAAATCTGTTTATGAATAATTATATACATACTTTAAAAGGAAGAAGAATTCTGCTGACGGATGGACGAGAAGCGGAAGTTCTACATATCAATCAAAGGGAAGATTTGCGTCCGCTGGTCCGGATTGACGGCAAGCTGGTTGATTTGACCAAGGAGAGACATTTACATATTGAAAAAGTTCTCGGTTAA
- a CDS encoding class I SAM-dependent methyltransferase, with translation MDDNQAEREGLNRLETEERLKGLPPRQLLELSGLGLNGTVVDIGAGGGYFSFPAAAMTMGTVYAVDVSAFMLEVLSQRAAGRGLSNVQVLKGPAEKLPLDDGVADLAVASLLLHIMESPEEAIEEIRRVLKPGGKGLVVEWLHPRSDGRPGHRIYPETMIRYLEWGGLTVLRSDDWEDTYYSVLFQKACESAAPIPGDS, from the coding sequence ATGGACGATAATCAGGCGGAACGCGAAGGGCTTAATAGGCTGGAGACGGAAGAACGTCTGAAAGGGCTTCCTCCGCGGCAACTCCTTGAGCTGTCAGGCCTCGGTCTGAACGGTACGGTTGTGGATATTGGCGCAGGCGGAGGTTATTTCTCGTTTCCCGCCGCTGCCATGACGATGGGAACGGTATATGCGGTGGACGTCTCGGCCTTCATGCTGGAAGTATTGTCACAGCGTGCGGCTGGCCGTGGCCTGTCCAATGTTCAGGTTTTAAAGGGTCCGGCGGAGAAGCTGCCGCTAGATGACGGTGTTGCCGATTTGGCGGTGGCCTCGCTGCTGCTGCATATTATGGAGTCGCCGGAAGAAGCTATCGAAGAGATACGCCGGGTGCTGAAGCCGGGAGGCAAAGGGCTTGTTGTGGAATGGCTCCATCCAAGAAGCGACGGGCGGCCGGGGCACCGAATTTATCCCGAGACCATGATTCGTTATCTGGAATGGGGGGGCTTAACGGTCTTGCGTTCGGACGATTGGGAAGACACATATTATTCGGTCCTGTTCCAGAAGGCTTGCGAATCAGCGGCGCCGATTCCGGGTGATAGTTAG
- a CDS encoding YkvA family protein gives MIKTLECPHCGQLNHVDMDRIDEASCGHCGHSLLGEEQPPAQEPVSVSATKQEAVHTSAAVAAGVGADGPGRTLPDTGKWLSRLGGSDKQEEYVRKGFLGKAKKHAARLPFIKEAVAMYYCAMDKNTPLTAKLTAIGALAYLVLPIDAIPDLIPVLGYTDDAAAFWAAYRSISVHVTDLHREQARAWLEN, from the coding sequence ATGATCAAAACACTGGAATGTCCCCATTGCGGACAATTAAATCATGTGGATATGGACCGTATTGATGAGGCCTCGTGCGGCCATTGCGGGCACAGCCTCCTTGGCGAGGAACAGCCGCCCGCTCAGGAGCCTGTTTCGGTCTCTGCGACTAAGCAGGAAGCGGTTCACACTTCCGCGGCAGTTGCCGCCGGCGTAGGCGCGGATGGACCGGGCAGAACGCTGCCCGATACCGGCAAGTGGCTGTCCAGGCTCGGAGGAAGCGACAAGCAGGAAGAGTATGTGAGGAAGGGCTTCCTGGGCAAGGCGAAAAAGCACGCGGCCAGGCTGCCTTTTATCAAAGAAGCTGTCGCCATGTACTACTGCGCCATGGACAAGAACACGCCGCTTACCGCGAAGCTCACGGCGATCGGAGCGCTTGCCTACCTGGTGCTGCCGATCGACGCCATTCCCGATTTGATCCCGGTCTTAGGCTACACGGACGATGCAGCTGCTTTCTGGGCGGCTTACCGGAGCATCAGCGTCCATGTGACTGACTTGCACCGCGAACAGGCCCGGGCGTGGCTGGAGAACTGA
- a CDS encoding iron-containing alcohol dehydrogenase family protein: MKHSNEIAIPALLEVDDQVLSRFGALIGKAGISRVVLFFGDGIRHLCEPQIMESLKEQPRLEVLDNRDVLDNSLESITSTAFSLPAHTEAVVGIGGGKALDIAKYTAFLNGLPFISVPTSVAHDGFASSGCSLYVQDRRTSVPARMPYGILVDLELIRSSPVQFLYSGLGDIVSKIPAVIDWRFEESHGLTRVNDFAVMMAKKSVNSIVRMPYTDIREFFFIKEIVDSLMLSGIAMEIAGSSAPASGSEHLISHALDQLVEKPQLHGIQVGVAAYLMCLVQEHRVERVRKFLTGTGFFDFVATLGMKREDFEQAIELAPSIKPSRRTYLHLPEMRDKALRLLRSDETLQRILS; encoded by the coding sequence ATGAAGCATTCCAACGAAATCGCCATCCCCGCGCTTCTGGAGGTCGACGACCAGGTACTTTCCCGCTTCGGTGCACTGATCGGCAAGGCTGGCATCTCACGCGTCGTACTCTTCTTCGGCGATGGTATTCGCCATCTGTGCGAGCCGCAGATTATGGAATCGCTGAAGGAACAGCCCCGGCTTGAAGTGCTGGACAACCGCGATGTATTAGACAACAGTCTGGAGAGTATTACCAGTACGGCCTTCAGTCTTCCGGCTCATACAGAAGCCGTTGTCGGGATCGGGGGAGGCAAAGCGCTGGACATTGCCAAATATACCGCTTTTCTGAACGGCCTGCCGTTCATCAGTGTGCCAACCTCCGTCGCTCACGACGGGTTCGCCAGCTCCGGCTGCTCCTTATATGTCCAGGACCGTCGCACCTCGGTTCCTGCCCGGATGCCATATGGCATTCTGGTCGACCTGGAGCTGATTCGAAGTTCACCGGTTCAGTTCTTGTACAGCGGACTAGGCGATATTGTCTCGAAAATTCCGGCAGTCATCGACTGGAGGTTCGAGGAATCCCACGGGCTTACCCGGGTGAACGACTTCGCGGTAATGATGGCCAAGAAATCGGTGAACAGCATTGTACGGATGCCCTATACGGATATTCGCGAATTCTTCTTCATCAAAGAAATTGTGGACTCCCTTATGCTGTCCGGGATTGCTATGGAGATCGCCGGAAGCAGCGCGCCCGCAAGCGGAAGCGAGCATCTGATCTCCCATGCCCTTGACCAGCTCGTGGAGAAGCCGCAGCTTCACGGCATCCAGGTAGGCGTGGCCGCATATCTGATGTGCCTTGTGCAGGAGCATCGGGTGGAGCGGGTCCGCAAGTTCTTGACCGGGACCGGATTCTTCGATTTCGTGGCGACTCTGGGGATGAAACGGGAGGATTTTGAACAGGCGATTGAGCTGGCTCCATCCATCAAGCCATCCCGCCGGACTTATCTGCATCTGCCGGAAATGCGCGACAAGGCGCTGCGCCTGCTTCGAAGCGATGAGACGCTGCAGCGCATTTTATCCTGA
- a CDS encoding MtnX-like HAD-IB family phosphatase: protein MKPFAFLSDFDGTLSERDFYHLMIDKFFPEWGHQFYRDWKKTKKIDVEFLNTIFGRLNLTEEQLLEEIRNIPLTPGAIDFIHEVQAHGGDFFIVSAGTSWYIERLMKALDLPNVTVISMPAVHENGVLRIVPDTANPFYSEIFGLDKRKVLEDIRQRYRTVLFAGDSEPDLEAGKAADIVFARGELRELLTRDGVHHVPVNNYHEISDYLKEQGWPE, encoded by the coding sequence ATGAAGCCATTCGCTTTTCTCTCCGACTTTGACGGTACGCTGTCCGAGCGGGATTTTTACCACTTGATGATCGACAAGTTTTTCCCTGAATGGGGACATCAATTTTACCGGGACTGGAAGAAGACCAAGAAGATCGATGTGGAGTTTCTCAATACGATATTTGGCAGGCTTAATCTTACGGAAGAGCAGCTATTGGAGGAAATCCGCAATATTCCCCTTACTCCGGGGGCGATTGATTTTATTCATGAGGTGCAGGCGCATGGGGGCGATTTCTTCATTGTAAGCGCGGGGACGTCATGGTACATCGAACGGTTGATGAAGGCGCTGGATCTCCCCAATGTAACGGTCATATCCATGCCGGCCGTGCATGAGAACGGCGTGCTGCGGATCGTGCCTGACACCGCGAACCCTTTTTACTCGGAGATTTTCGGATTGGATAAGCGCAAGGTGCTTGAAGACATCCGCCAGCGCTATCGGACGGTATTATTCGCCGGAGACAGTGAACCGGACCTGGAGGCGGGCAAGGCTGCGGACATCGTATTTGCGCGCGGCGAGCTGCGAGAGCTGCTTACGCGAGACGGAGTCCATCATGTGCCGGTTAATAATTATCATGAAATATCGGACTACCTGAAAGAGCAGGGGTGGCCCGAATGA
- the rlmD gene encoding 23S rRNA (uracil(1939)-C(5))-methyltransferase RlmD produces the protein MNEQKRPGKGNATYKGSQRGVKGSAGRSGGREEIRRGNDTAAGTVRAPKDRGDRPGGLLAAPQEADRRKGHAAGGRFGGKPAGRPKAASHGNAEELRSGDRIVVTIKRLGINGEGIGYYRRKAVFIDGALPDEVVKAEVTETQPKFIKAQLTEVEKRSPDRIEPPCPVFGSCGGCQIQHISYEGQLRAKTELVREAFARYAELADVKIKPMLGMEHPWDYRNKAQLQLKRQGREVIAGLYEAGSHDIVDISGCPIQHPEVNRAVEQVKSVLEELEIPLHKENGAKDGVRTIVVRHGFQSGHLQVTLISAGSRLPRQDDLVQRLRLALPGVTGIALNVNPRKTPLIFGERTITLWGEDTMEESLGDLHFSLSPRAFFQLNPLQTVKLYESVRTAAGLTGRETVVDAYCGTGTIGLWLAPYAREVRGIESIPEAVEDAKQNAIRNGRANASFHTGAAEELLPRWAKSGLTPDVIVADPPRTGLDARFLEAVLRVKPEKFVYVSCNPSTLAKDCKVLLDGGYQIQWVQPVDMFPQTSHVECVVGICRVDT, from the coding sequence ATGAACGAGCAGAAAAGACCCGGTAAAGGGAATGCAACTTATAAAGGTTCACAGCGCGGCGTGAAAGGCAGCGCGGGGCGAAGCGGCGGACGAGAAGAGATCCGCCGGGGGAATGACACGGCGGCGGGGACTGTCCGCGCTCCGAAGGACCGGGGGGATCGGCCCGGCGGGCTTCTGGCTGCTCCGCAAGAGGCGGACCGCCGCAAGGGTCACGCTGCCGGAGGCCGATTCGGAGGCAAGCCTGCGGGCAGGCCGAAGGCCGCGTCGCACGGGAATGCCGAGGAGCTGCGGTCAGGCGACCGGATCGTCGTGACGATCAAGCGGCTCGGCATTAACGGCGAAGGCATCGGCTACTACCGGCGCAAGGCCGTGTTCATTGACGGCGCGCTGCCGGACGAGGTTGTGAAGGCCGAGGTCACCGAGACGCAGCCGAAATTCATCAAGGCGCAGCTGACCGAGGTCGAGAAGCGGTCGCCGGACCGGATCGAGCCGCCGTGCCCGGTGTTCGGAAGCTGCGGCGGCTGCCAGATTCAGCATATCTCGTACGAGGGGCAGCTCCGGGCGAAGACGGAGCTGGTGCGGGAGGCGTTTGCCCGTTATGCCGAACTGGCGGATGTGAAGATTAAGCCGATGCTCGGCATGGAGCATCCGTGGGATTACCGCAACAAAGCCCAGCTTCAGCTGAAGCGGCAGGGCAGGGAAGTGATCGCCGGGCTGTATGAGGCGGGAAGCCATGATATCGTTGACATCAGCGGCTGTCCCATCCAGCATCCCGAGGTCAACCGCGCCGTTGAGCAGGTCAAGTCCGTGCTGGAGGAACTGGAGATTCCGCTCCACAAGGAGAACGGCGCGAAGGACGGCGTGCGGACGATCGTTGTCCGGCACGGCTTCCAGTCCGGGCATCTGCAGGTGACCCTGATCTCCGCAGGGTCACGGCTGCCCCGCCAGGACGACCTGGTGCAGCGCCTTCGCCTGGCGCTGCCGGGTGTCACCGGGATTGCGCTGAACGTCAATCCCAGGAAGACTCCGCTCATCTTCGGAGAGCGGACAATTACGCTATGGGGCGAGGATACGATGGAGGAGTCGCTTGGCGACCTCCATTTCTCGCTCTCGCCCCGGGCGTTCTTTCAGCTGAACCCGTTACAGACGGTGAAGCTGTATGAATCAGTCCGGACCGCCGCCGGGCTGACCGGACGGGAGACCGTCGTCGACGCGTACTGCGGGACGGGGACGATCGGGCTGTGGCTCGCGCCATATGCGCGGGAGGTACGCGGGATCGAGTCGATCCCGGAGGCGGTGGAGGACGCGAAGCAGAACGCGATCCGCAACGGCCGCGCTAACGCGAGCTTCCACACCGGCGCAGCCGAGGAACTGCTGCCCCGCTGGGCGAAGTCCGGCCTGACGCCGGACGTCATCGTCGCCGACCCGCCGCGGACGGGTCTCGACGCCCGCTTCCTCGAAGCGGTGCTTCGCGTCAAGCCGGAGAAGTTCGTCTACGTCTCCTGCAATCCGTCGACGCTGGCAAAGGACTGCAAGGTGCTGCTGGATGGCGGCTACCAGATTCAATGGGTGCAGCCGGTGGACATGTTCCCGCAGACGAGTCATGTGGAGTGCGTGGTAGGAATATGTCGGGTCGATACCTAG